Part of the Camelus bactrianus isolate YW-2024 breed Bactrian camel chromosome 6, ASM4877302v1, whole genome shotgun sequence genome, TATGTGTATATTGGTAGCAAGAATAGAATCAGATTTCATAATGCAGTGTTGGGAATGGggagagaatttttttgtttgtaccACTTGGGGTGGGAGTAAGTCCTTGGCTAAGGCAGAAGCTTAAATTCAGAGCAGTTATAGGctggtattatttattattattacaggcTAGTGTCTCAActcaatttaaaatgtaattttttaaaaagtaacacataTTTACTGATGTATGTATTCAGTAATACATCCTAAAAACCTTCAGACATTATAAATGGAGTATCCTTCACACTTCCGTTGGTTGGCCTGTTCCCCACAGGCATTCTTTCTTACCAGTTGCTTGTATATCCTTCTAGGCtgtatttatgcatatataatcATATGTAAAAATAGCTTTTTTAACTGCAAATATTAGCATACTATATATACTGTTTGTACATACCTTAACATACTTTTGACATCCTTCCACATTAGTATgtaagcagtgtttctcaaaggggCATTATTAGCATTTAGGTGAGGGAATTCTTAGTAGCGTACACGGTCCTCTGCATGTAGGTTCCTTGCCCCTactctttctgttcccaaaatgccgGTAATGTCTTCTAGTCATTTTTTTATTACTGTGTTCTATGTATTTGCTGTTCTTCTCTGCTTCCTTTGCATTCTGCTTATTTGGTTATTCCTTTCTCTACCTGGCCTAGGTGTATTTTGTAGTTTGCAAATCTCTGCACATATCTGATAGGGCCTGTAACTTTCTCATGATATTTTTGGATTCTGTAGCTCTTCCTGAGAgctgtttctcctttcttttgaCATGAGGTAGTCCATTGCCACTCTTGCTGGATCTGTTCTTAAGCAGTGAGTAGACCCATAGCAGACACATCACATCTGTTCTTAAGAGCCGCATGACAAAAAATTTTGTGGTTCTCTTAATTGAACAGATAACTCTAGAAAGGCATAAGAGAATGCTGTTTTTATATTTCAGTTGTAGTTCAGAATCAGCTTTTGAATTGGAAGAATGAGGGCTGTAAGGCAGATGATCTGATGTAGTTTTACTGGTCTCTTTGTAAGGTATATATTAGACTGTTTGTAGAAATTTGAGGCTCTTACTTTAAAGTAGATTCCATAATGTTGAATGAAGCGTAGAGAACTGTCCCACTTCTGGGATTTTGGAGGAAGAGCATTAAATACAAATACAACAGAacataaaatgtctttaaaaatcacCTGTAGCTATATCTTTAGGAACGTTAGGTTTGAGAGAGCGGAACCTAGTCTGCACTCAGGTTACAAggtaaaggaaggaaaggagcgTTCTTTCTTGGGTCAAGAAAAGGTTTCATGTTCTGACAGAAGCCATTAATaagggaaattatttttatgaggGAAAAGAAGCCTTTTATTTTCTAGTTAGAGAGGACAAACTTTAGAGTCATTGAGTGttgatttttgcctttttgtctGTGGCTGTTAGTGATGAGTTAGGGAGTGGAAGTGAAGACAGCTGGGAGACTTGGGGTGTTTTGAGAAGTGTGTTTtgtggaagggaaggaggtggagggcagcagtgggagtggggttggaaaGGCTCTCAAATGGGAAAGTTTTTTTATAAAGaagttggagctagaaaatgAACTTATAGTTGTTGCGTCTTGTCTAGGGTTATAGAAATGTTTTTCTTGAACCTGCAAAAAAATTGTAGCTGAATGAAGGCTGTggctttttgaattttatgtatTATTGCTGAGGTATTATTCAATAATGTTTCCAACATGGACCTTCCAAAAATAGATTCCcaagttttatatatgtatatttttaatcttttggtgTTTCTTCTTCCAGTTGACAGTAcgtgttgtttttttcccttttatcattTAAGGAAGAACTCCAAGTATCACTTTCAAAATTGAATGATGAGTATGAAGTAATTAAAAGTAAGGCTATGAGAGACATAGACTTGGATTCAGAATTACATAATTTAAGACTTAATTTGGAAGCAAAGGAACAAGAACTAAATCAGAGCATTACTGAAAAGGAAGTGCTAATAGCAGAGTTAGAAGAATTGGATAAACAGAACCAAGAGGCTACAAAGGTAacaatatattaaattatattttaaaatacattaaagacAGTATGGCAGCATGTGTTACTCAGTAGACTGAACACTGGATTAATAATCAAAACtgtcatttaatttttgtgatCTAATTAATATTTTAGTTAATGCTTTAGTCATAGAGGTGGGCAAACTTTTTTTATAAAGTGTTAGATAGTAAGTATTTTTGGCTGTGCAGGCCATGTAGTCTCAGTTgcagctactcagctctgctgttgtccTGTATAGACAAGTAAACATGGCTCTGTTCCAGTAaaactatttacaaaaacaggtggcaggcaTGATTTGGCCTATGGGCTACACTTTGTTGTCTCCCTGGTCCCATGTTTAAGAATTGAAAATAAACAACACATATCTTTTACTTTCTTTGCTTCTAAGTTCTAATCTCTAACATGATAAAATAGATTTGCTGTATGATAATTAGTAAATAATTTTGTGGGacattttaaagaagttttatGAAGGATTAGAAATGTCTGAGGATTATTATTCTGTTATGTGtggcattttataaaattttctttaggtACTAAAATGAGAGAATGTGTTAAAGTGACCatgcaaattaatttttcttccagCACATGATTTTGATCAAAGATCAACTATCAAGACAACAAAGTGAGGGAGATAATGCCATTAGTAAGctgaaaaaagatttaaatgatgaaaaaaagaGAGTTCATCAACTGGAAGATGATAAAATGAACATGACTAAAGAGTTAGAcatgcagaaagaaaaattaattcaaagtgaGCTGGTTCTAAATGATTTACATTTAACCAAGCAGAAGCTTGAAGATAAAGTAGGCGATTTAGTAGATCAGCTaaataaatcacacacacagaATTTAAACATCCAGAAGGAGAACTTTGAACTCCAGGAACATATTAAGCAAAAGGAGGAGGAGCTTTCTAGAGTCAGGGAAGAGttaactcagtttcttcatcaagaCTCTAACAGTAATTTTAAAGATGACTTACTTAAAGAAAGGGAAGCTGAAATCAGAAACTTAAAGCAAAACCTTTCAGAAGTGGAACAGCtcaatgaaaatttaaagaaagctGTTTTTGAGCTCAAAACAGAAAACGGAAAGTTGAATTTAGCTTGTGAAGATGTAAGACATCAGTTGGAAGAATCTACTGCTGGTAACAGTCAGGCTTCTCTGGATAAAGATGCTATTGTGAAGGCTGTAAAACTGGAGAAACGACAGTTAGAAGCAGAATTGTGCTGGGCTGAAAAGAGGCTTTTGGAAGAAGCAAGCAAGTTTGAGCAAACCATCAAAGAACTGTCAGAGGCAAGTAATTTGAGCACCTCTGCTTTACAGCTGGAACATGAGCGTTTAATTAAACTCAATCAAGAGAAAGACTTCGAAATAGCAGAACTCAGAAAGAATATTGAGCAGATGGATACTGATCACAAAGAAACTAAGAAAGTTTTGTCATCTAGTTTAGAAGAGCAGAAGCAATTGACCCAACTTGTAAGTGAGAAagaaatttgtattaaaaaactTAAAGAGAGGGGCTCAGAGCTTCAGGATGAGTTAGATAAATTGACTCAGgtcttaaagaaaaatgaaattttgaggCAAACCAtagaggaaaaagacagaaacctTGGAtcaatgaaagaagaaaacaatcatCTGAAAGAAGAGCTGGAACGACTCAGGGAACAGCAGAGTCGCGCAGCACCTATGGCTGAGCCCAAACCTATTGATAGTATTACAGAACTGGAGTCTGAGGTGTCTCAGCTGAATGTTATAAAGGATAGTcttgaagaggaaataaaacatcATCAAAAGATAATTGAAGatcaaaaccagagtaaaatacaGCTGCTTCAGTCTTTACAGGAGCAGAAGAAGGAAATGGATGAGATTAAATACCAGCATGAACAGATGAGTGTCACACACACCCAGCTCTTCTTagagaaagatgaggaaattaagactTTGCAAAAAACAATCGAACAAATCAAAACTCAGTTGCGTGAAGAAAGACAAGATGTTCCAACAGAGAATTCCGTTATTTTTCAAGAAACAAAAGTTCAGGGCCTTAATATAGAAAATGGGAGTGAAAAGCACGATTTATCAAAAGCTGAAACGGAAAGATTagtaaaaggaataaaagaacgAGAATTGGAGATTaaacttctaaatgaaaagaatatatcttTAACAAAACAGATTGACCAGCTGTCCAAAGATGAGGTGGGTAAACTAACTCAGATTATCCAGCAGAAAGATGTGGAGATTCAGGCTCTTCACGCGAGAATCTCTTCAGCTTCCTACCCCCAGGATGTTGTTTACCTTCAGCAGCAGCTGCAGGCCTATGCTATGGAACGGGAGCAAGTGTTAGCTGTGTTGAGTGAGAAGACTAGGGAAAACAGCCATCTGAAAACAGAGTATCACAAGATGATGGATATAGTTGCTGCCAAAGAAGCAGCTCTCAATAAGCTGCAAGACGAAAATAAAACATTGTCCACTAGATTCGAAAGTAGTGGCCAAGATATGTTTAGAGAAACAGTTCAGAATTTGTCACGTATTATTCGAGAAAAAGACATTGAAATAGATGCATTAAGTCAGAAATGTCAGACCTTATTGGCAGTCTTGCAAACATCCAACACCGGTAATGAGGTTGGAAGCGTTAACAGTAATCAGTTTGAGGAGCTTCTGCAGGAACGCGATAAGTTGAAACAGCAGGTAAAGAAGATGGAAGAGTGGAAGCAGCAGGTGATGACGACGGTGCAGAACATGCAGCACGAGTCAGCTCAGCTCCAGGAAGAGCTGCACCAACTTCAGGCACAAGTTTTGGTCGACAGTGATAATAACTCTAAATTACAAGTGGACTATACTGGCCTGATCCAAAGCTACGAGCAGAATGAAACCAAACTCAAAAATTTTGGTCAAGAACTAGCTCAAGTTCAGCACAGCATAGGGCAGCTTTGCAATACCAAAGACCTTCTTCTAGGAAAACTCGATATTATTTCACCTCAGCTCTCCTCTGGATCGTCGCTTACTTCCCAGTCAGCAGAGCCTCCTAGAGCTGGTAAGTCTGATGTATCGAGTGAGTCTTCTAAACAAGAAATAGAAGAGCTAAGAAAATCACTGCAGGAAAAAGATGCGACAATTAGAACTCTCCAGGAAAATAATCACAGATTGTCTGATTcgattgctgcgaactcagagctAGAAAGACAAGAACATGAACAAACCGATTCAGAAATTAAGCAACTGAAGGAGAGACAAGATGTTTTACAAAAGTCACTAAAGGAAAAAGACCTCTTAATCAAAGCCAAAAGTGATCAGttactttctttaaatgaaaatatcacaAACAAGGTGAGTGAAAATGAACTTTTGAGGCAGGCAGTAACAAACCTAAAGGAGAGAACACTAATTTTAGAAATGGACATTTGTAAactgaaagaggaaaatgaaaaaatagtggAAACTTCcagggaaaaggaaacagagtaTCAAGCATTGCAGGAGACTAATATGAAGTTGTCTATGATGCTGCGAGAAAAAGAGTTTGAGTGCCATTCGTTGAAGGAGAAGGCTCTTGCTTGTGAGCAACTACTGAAAGAAAAAGAGCAGGTATGTTCTGGGCAGTGTTGCAGAGGGAGGTTGGGGGGAGAGGAGATATCTTAGTGTGCTGCTTTATTGATGTTATTTTTGAAGGgaaataatgaatttatttacctAGAAATATTTTGAGGCTTTATGATTCATTCTAAATAAATTTTCCTGAGAGGCATCTGGAAGTTTCTTTCTCAAATTACtagatatttccaaatatttttagtgCTAGATTAGTTTTAGGCCTACTTCAGTAGCTACTAGTAATGGTTAACATGTTAGAGATTCTTAAATGTAAAGGGGAGCTCTGTGAAATAATGCTACCTCTTTGACAACCATCTGAAGTAAGAAATATGTTTTACTTTGTGATACAGTAAGTACttgtgcgggtgtgtgtgtgtgtgtgtgtgtgtgtgtaaaaaactGACAGAAGTTTCAGAAATCAAAAATTACCCTTGCTACATGTGATGCTCTATTTAAAAAAGTGCTGGATGACccattaaattgatttttatgcATCAATTAGTCACATCGTGATATCTGAAAAAGTGTTAGCCGTGATTAGTACTTTTCAGAGTAGGCTTAGTAAATATTCCAATTTCTGTTCTGTCACTGGTGTGACTTTGGGTGTGTTTTTACCTTATTGGTTTgtttattcagccataaaatggaagGGTATAGCAgttaaaatgtcagtttttgatagatttacatttttacatgCAGTTGATACTGATTTTAATAAGAATGTATTGAAGACCTAATACATCATACTATGATCAAAGCTTTGGGCtctttttactctgctttctgtaCTCTGAGTAGTAGAACCTTGTAAAAGAAATGAGGCAGAACGATGGAATAGTCACAAGTGCTTGTTGAGTGTTTACATGCTGCCACGCACAAGGTACAAAATGATTTAACTTCTTTTTCCATTTAAGTTCTCTTTTAAGAGTCTTGGATTAAAGTTTGGGAATGCTTGGTGTAGTTTTCACTTGATAAGAAAATTCTCACCCCGTTTCCCCTTTTTGCCATCTGATTAAACAGGTACACTAATGTGCTGAGGTGTGCACCTCCTTTCAGGAACAGCTTTTTAGCATCTTAGGGTCCTGGTCTGTGCTTGGTATGAAAGAGACTCTTAGAGAGGGGCTGCTTTCTATTGCTCACTAACCAAAATTGGGTGTAGTCTCTCAGGGCCTGTAAGACTATAATAGAGGAATGCAGAATAATGAAgtattctttttatatgttttttccttttgtagtttTAGCATCTTGTACAGtttaattctgtttcattgacaTGTATAGATCTAAAGTGTGTAGATTTAATTAAGGCTTACCTACTTTTCAAGAAGTTTCCTAGGTTAGTTAAGTTGTTCTTAAGTATTGTATTACTTGAGGGTAATTAGTGTAAACTGATTAATTTCTGTATAATTGAAGAGtacctttattatattttaaatataataaataacatttttctttaggGAGAAAGAGGTATTCTCAATAGGAGATCCTCAACTCTTTAATTTTCAAGcatttgttctttctctaatacgaaaaaatttttaactgaaaagcaatttggaaaataaatagcCTCTTTTTCTGGGAGGGCTTGTTGAGATAAAAGAAACAGATGGTTTTATGTTTTGGTTTCAATGATTTGTCCTGGGGAAGTgttagatactttaaaaaatggaaagtttacataaaaatgtaaaaataataccaATCTATAAATAGATTCAGATGATATGCATatttcaaacagaaaaaagagTTGGCTGTAAACAGCCTGCtacttttttgtgcttttttagAATTCCAGCTATCATCTTAAATTCATGGCCCTACTTTTGCAGTGAAGGGTTATCCTTTTTCCTGCTGTCTTTAATGCATTGCACTTGTATGGAATGCATTCAGGAATAATTGTACTTGTATGGAATGCATTcaggaataaaattttgccacagCCCAGCAAGATATCATTCCAGAGTTGCTTTTGTTAAATTGTTGccaaaatgttcttttaaaataggCTGTGCATGTAGAGTgacttccctttctcttctctgccaGTAACTTGACACTGTTATTTCTCTAACAACAGTTGCATGTgcctgatgaatggataaatacatacacatacacacacacagcacacacacactctttgtGGCTAATTTGGGGGTTTGTGAATGCTTTATTTTATAGGGTAAATTTGAAGAGATTGTGTCCTTTGagttctttttaaaacctttgaaataaacttttaaagaataGTTTTATATTgttagaaaagttgcaaagatagtggAGAATTCCCATATACCTCAAATTCAATTTCCCTTATTTTTAGCATCTTTGCATTACTGTGGTACATTTGCAACaactaatgaaccaatattgatacattactattaactaaagttcttactttttttgaattttcttaatttttcagcaaatgtccttttcttgttccaggatcccatctaGGAAAGCACACATTATATGTATTTCATCATCATGTGTCCTTAGGCTCCTTTAGACTGTGACGGTTTCTCAGACATTCCTTGTTTTTGATGTCCTTGACATagttaattgtatttttaattaattgatgaagaaatgtcttttttaaaatgtattttcctttaaagctaaagttattttttctaaaaGGGCAAGACTGGAGAATTAAATCAGCTTTTAAATGCGGTTAAGTCTATGCAGGAGAAGACAGTTACGTTTCAGCAGGAGAGAGATCAAGTCATGTTGGCCctgaaacagaaacaaatggaaaacacTGCTCTACAGAATGAGGTATACTTTTGCTTTAAAGAAACACTGATTCAAACACTAAGCTTAATAACTGTTGAGAAAACTATAAAGATTATCAATTAAAATGAACTTCTCTTAGGTGGTTTTTCTTACTCTTCCTCTGATATGCTGTAGTAGGATTTTGATCTCCCAaggtgcattttatttcagttttcaaaagCGAAACCATGATCTAAtcgttatgttgtacacctaaaactaaattatacttcaagagaaaaaaaaaaagataacatatcTTGGGTATAAGGAAAATTTCCTacccataaaatatgaaaaaaatgagatttactGAAAAAGTGGCCTATCACAAAAAATCGTAGTACTTTGTACAATTCCATTTTCCATTATAGCCACAGGGAATAAGATCTTACAAAGTAAACCTTCCAAATGAATATTAAAGATGATTTCAGAAGACTTTTTCCTAGCATAAATACATCTTGCAATACGAGAAATTAATTAATACACTTAATACACTCCAGTAATGGGGAAAAGATTTGATAACAAAGTGCCTtgttggaggggaaaaaagggagcattttacagaaggaaaatgaaagaaatgtccTTTGCCTAGGTTCAACATTTACGTGACAAAGAATTACGCTTAAACCAGGAGCTAGAGAGATTGCGTAACCATCTTTTAGAATCAGAAGATTCTTATACCCGTGAAGCTTTGGCTGCAGAAGATAGAGAGGCTAAACTAAGAAAGAAAGTCACTGTATTGGAGGAAAAGCTAGTTTCATCCTCCAATGCAATGGAAAATGCAAGgtaactttttcatttttcttagtatTAACATTAACTGATGAACACTTCTGGAGTGTCAGACTCAGTAAGAATTTTTCATACGTTACCTCATTTTATTCTCACGAAATTCATTATCTCCGTTTTACAGACTAAGAAACTAAGGGTTAAAAGGTTTAGTAACCTTCCCAAGGTCAGGCACACAGGTGGACATGTAGGTTTTACAGTCAGATCTGTAGCCCTTACCCAGATCTGGCGTTCAAACTGAGGTTTTCCTGAATCTTAACCATTGTCCTGGATAATTGCTTCTGATCATTTTAGGAGACTAGGTTTAAATTCTGAACAATTTAATTAGCTTTGTCAGGTTTCCCGGGAACTAATttaatttatgtgatttttttttttttaaagtcaggtgATCTAAGGTTGAACAAAGTTTGGGTATTAGAAAGAAGAGAGCTGAGGAGGCAGCAAGGTAAAGATGTAGGTCAGTGTGTGTTAACTCCTGGCTTAGTAGAACTTTTGAGTGACCAAGTCcctgcttatatatttttaaatcttgtttctcgcaataaaaaattttttccttattacAAAAGCATTATATTTTCCACTTTAGGAAAATCACATaaaccaaaaagaacaaaaaaccacAGTCTCATGCGCTCAGAGAGAATCTTTTTTTGTGCCTTTGTGTGCttctgtatatgtgtatatatatatatattatgtattttttgaaagcagaatttatatttatactatTTTGTAACCTGCTTCTATCACTTAATGAATGTCAGTACGTTAAGCCATATGTTTCTGCAATATCATTTATGGCTACATAGTATACCATTGTTTGGATTTGCCTTAATTTCTCTAATCCAGTCATTTATTTTGGGGCATTTAGAGCGTTTCAACTTTTCAGAATTACTAAGAGTGCTGTCATTATAACCCCAAATAGGTATTGTTGTGTTGGTGATAGATTATTTCCTTAGTGTAAATATTTAGAATTGGGAATTCTGGTTCAAAAGGGTTTCTTTAAACTTTTGAGATGTACTGCTAACtaattttccagaaaaattttGTCCGTTTCCATTCCCATTAGttgtgtgtgtctttttatttatctttttactaTGGGTGATGCTGAGGGAAATAATAAGGAAATAGTAGATATTATCTCTGTCTGCAAAGATTATAGGCCAGGAGAGTTAACACTTCTGAGGGTGAACACCTCACCCTCCTTTGTAAGATATGTTATTCAGACTCAGAAGAAAAACTtgtttaaaatgagaattaaaagagtgagtgaacatttgtgtatgtgtttcaCATTGGCAGAAATATCAAAACATCCTCAGTCTATAAAATTGATCATCTGTCCTTTCAATTTTCAGGCCCTTGTTTTCTCTAATTAAAACAGTTTCTAGTCTCTGCCTCCTTTCATTTACCATTTAAATTAACTTTCAGAATGACCTTTGTTAGGTAGGGCTGTGATCTTGTTACTCCTTTCTTCAAAACCAGGGTAGATGTGGATGAATTTGTCCCAGGATGTCTACCACCTTAACCTTATTTCTCAGTATCATCTACATCCAACCAAAACTGTTACTTAGTTCTTCAGATAGagctgttttcctattttttcttacacttttttatttcatattctttcttcctAAAGAGTGGGCCTGATCCCTAGTTAGTTTTTCTATTACTCCTGACTGTTCTTCAAATAGCGTTTCCTTCATAAAGAATGCTTTGTTTAGCACCCTAATGCTCAAATCTAAAATCAAACCCTAGTATCATGTTTTCCCCTTTGGACCTGCGTAATACTTTGAGTCTTTGATAGGGTACTTGTATTTTGCTTTTGGGTATAGGTAATTGTTGACTCGTCTTACACTTTCTCTCACCCAGTGAAATGTAAGGTTACTGGAGCCGGTGTGGGGGGAGTGGTTAGGAATGACACAATTTATTCATACCCTTCCCATTGTGTATATTCTTACAGATAGTTTcatagatgttcagtaaatatttgttgtataAGTAACTTAAATCTACAAACCAGATTATGGTGTTTTGAGCCTTTAACAATAGTACCATCACgtatttattaactttttgaATGACATCACAGctcatttcatccttacaatTACCCTTTGAGTGATTTACTAGCCAGCAAAGTTGAGTCCAAGGCACATAGGGCAGAGTTCAGTCGTCTGGTTATCAGTTTACTGCTCTTTCCACAAGAGGGTGCTATTGGGTAAAGTTTCTTCAAAGTGAGCAGCTCTTAATGAGCTTTAATGGGCTGGTCTGAATAAGAATTTAACTGGATATTAAAAAACCAGAAAAGGCTATTGCAGTATTTCGTATGTAATCATTATACCTTAAAGAAGTATATCAATGATATAAGACTGGACTCTATAAATCTCTCAGGGATGTCTGATTTATTATTTGGGGCAGGTGTAGAGGTTGTTTTTTTAGGCAGAAAGAAAGACGGCAGTAAAAGATAATTAACTAGTAATCAGAGAAGTAAATCAGTAGGGTAGCCTTTGGAAAGTTGTAAGTTTACCAGGATTGCAAGTGTCAAAAGCAAGGGGAATAGAATCCTTAGAATGCATTTCTTGCTAGGTTGGAAGCTGGACAGAATGACTTCCAAGGTCCCTTACGATGTAACAATTTTCTGATAAATTGCATTGTAGAGTTTTAGCCTGGAAACACAGAGGTTGCAGGCTGTTTGTAAATTTTTCTTATGCTAACATTTCTTGTTTAGGCCaattctgtctttaaaatgacTGCCATTTATTCAAACTCACTTTCACAGGAAGGATGATTGAATTAACAAAAAACCAGGGAGAGCAAAGATCAGACGAACTCTTCAAATTGCTTTGAAATCTAACTTGAATTTAATGCAGTAAAATGTAGGGACCATCAGTTTAAtaaagaaagtagaatggtggttgctaagAAAAGGAGGGGTTACTGTTTAACGGGTGTGGAGTTTTGGCTAGGGAAGGTGGAAgaagttctagagatggatggcCATGATGGTTGTACAGCAGTTTGAATGTACTTagtaccactgaactgtacacttaaaaatggtgaaaatggtagatgttatgtatattttaccacaattgaaAAAAGGACATAGGAGGTGGTTTCATCTTATTGAAGTATTTAAATACTTTGAAATCTAACTTGCACTTATTGCAATAAAACGTAGGGAAGGTATTTCATCTTGTTAAAGTATCTAAATAGACACAGTTTGACTtctgttctttttgtttaaaGCCATCAAGCCAGTTTACAGGTAGAGTCATTGCAGGAACAGTTGAATATGGTAACCAAGCAAAGGGATGAAACCTCACTGCAGCTGTCTGTGTCTCGGGAACAAGTAAAGCAGTATGCTCTGTCACTCTCCAACCTGCAGATGGTCCTGGAGCACTTCCAGCAAGGTCAGTTGGATGGCTAGTCTTTCAGTGAAGAAAAGTTACTGTGCAGTTGACCCTGGAACAAAATGCGTGGGATAGGGATGCTGACCCCCCACGCAgtcaaaaatccatgtataacttttGAGTCTCCCCACACTCAATTCTTTTTAGCCTACTGTTGACCAGAAGCCTTACTGATAACATAAATAGTTGATTAACAcatttttttgtatattataGGTACTGTGTACTGTATTCTTACAATACagtaagctagagaaaagaaaatgttaagagaATCATAAGGAAGAGAAGATACATTTACTGTACTGTATTGATACCATGAGTTTATGTTGTCTGTTTATAAGATAAATTGTCTGTTAGTGCCTACATCAGTATTATATAATACAAAATACTGTAGCTGTTATACATATTACTAGTACTggacatcaaaaatgaaaaggtagtgtgaaaaagaaattcatatttatttataggtATAATGATTCATGCATTGATAATGAAGAAGCAGCAATATGATTGTTTTACGACAGCCTAGTATAATCGGTACAGTTCCTT contains:
- the TRIP11 gene encoding thyroid receptor-interacting protein 11 isoform X3: MSSWFGSLGSGLGQSLGQVGGSLASLSGQISNFTKDMLMEGTEEVEELPNARRKEVEAIHTILRSENERLKKVCTDLEEKHEASELQIKQQSMSYRTQLQQKEVEISHLKARQIALQDQLLKLQSTAPSGTSGVGGVPATTASSSFGYGLSHHASALHDDDMDFGDVISSQREINRLSNEVSRLESEVGHWRHIAQTSKAQGSDNPEQSEICKLQNIIKELKQNRSQEIDDHQHEMSVLQNAHQQKLTEIARRHREELSDYEERIEELENLLQQGGSGIAVTDHSKIHEMQQTIQVLQTEKVESTKKISELEDKVKDINEKLSSAENDRDVLTKEQERLSMENKQILGECERLKLECSELQPYAVKQNDAVRGRERGFPQSTSGQEEVFRLQQALSDAENEIKRLSNLNQDTGLGEDNMKLKMDVQVLEKENSLLNQEKEELQVSLSKLNDEYEVIKSKAMRDIDLDSELHNLRLNLEAKEQELNQSITEKEVLIAELEELDKQNQEATKHMILIKDQLSRQQSEGDNAISKLKKDLNDEKKRVHQLEDDKMNMTKELDMQKEKLIQSELVLNDLHLTKQKLEDKVGDLVDQLNKSHTQNLNIQKENFELQEHIKQKEEELSRVREELTQFLHQDSNSNFKDDLLKEREAEIRNLKQNLSEVEQLNENLKKAVFELKTENGKLNLACEDVRHQLEESTAGNSQASLDKDAIVKAVKLEKRQLEAELCWAEKRLLEEASKFEQTIKELSEASNLSTSALQLEHERLIKLNQEKDFEIAELRKNIEQMDTDHKETKKVLSSSLEEQKQLTQLVSEKEICIKKLKERGSELQDELDKLTQVLKKNEILRQTIEEKDRNLGSMKEENNHLKEELERLREQQSRAAPMAEPKPIDSITELESEVSQLNVIKDSLEEEIKHHQKIIEDQNQSKIQLLQSLQEQKKEMDEIKYQHEQMSVTHTQLFLEKDEEIKTLQKTIEQIKTQLREERQDVPTENSVIFQETKVQGLNIENGSEKHDLSKAETERLVKGIKERELEIKLLNEKNISLTKQIDQLSKDEVGKLTQIIQQKDVEIQALHARISSASYPQDVVYLQQQLQAYAMEREQVLAVLSEKTRENSHLKTEYHKMMDIVAAKEAALNKLQDENKTLSTRFESSGQDMFRETVQNLSRIIREKDIEIDALSQKCQTLLAVLQTSNTGNEVGSVNSNQFEELLQERDKLKQQVKKMEEWKQQVMTTVQNMQHESAQLQEELHQLQAQVLVDSDNNSKLQVDYTGLIQSYEQNETKLKNFGQELAQVQHSIGQLCNTKDLLLGKLDIISPQLSSGSSLTSQSAEPPRAGKSDVSSESSKQEIEELRKSLQEKDATIRTLQENNHRLSDSIAANSELERQEHEQTDSEIKQLKERQDVLQKSLKEKDLLIKAKSDQLLSLNENITNKVSENELLRQAVTNLKERTLILEMDICKLKEENEKIVETSREKETEYQALQETNMKLSMMLREKEFECHSLKEKALACEQLLKEKEQGKTGELNQLLNAVKSMQEKTVTFQQERDQVMLALKQKQMENTALQNEVQHLRDKELRLNQELERLRNHLLESEDSYTREALAAEDREAKLRKKVTVLEEKLVSSSNAMENASHQASLQVESLQEQLNMVTKQRDETSLQLSVSREQVKQYALSLSNLQMVLEHFQQEEKTKYSAELEKHKQLIAEWKKKAENLEGKLVSLQERLDEANAALDSASRLTEQLDLKEEQIEELKKQNELRQEMLDDVQKKLMNLVNSTEGKVDKVLMRNLFIGHFHTPKNQRHEVLRLMGSILGIKKEEMEQLLKEDQGGVTRWMTGWLGGGSKSVPNTPLRPNQQSLLNSSFSELFVKFLETESHPSIPPPKLSVHDMQPLDSPGRRRLDTSGPESFKGVLLKSDIPPDT